GTCGCGCGCAACGCCGATTTCCAGACGCTTGTGAAGAACATCGCCGAAGTCGCCTTAAAGAGCGGCGCGAGCGACGTCGAGGCGCTCGGCAAGGAAGCCTATCCCGGCGGCGGAACGGTGAGCGAGGCGATCACCAATGCGATCGCCGGCATCGGCGAGAACCTGACGTTGCGCCGCGCCGCCGCGCTCAGCGTCGGCGAGGGGGTCCTCGGCCGTTACGTGCATGCGCAGGTCGTCGACGGCCAGGGCAAGATCGCGGTGATCGTCGCGCTCGAATCGAAAGGCGACAAGGACGTGCTGGCGACGCTCGCACGCCAGCTCGCCATGCATGTCGCCTCGGCCAATCCGCTGGCGCTTGACGCCTCGGGCCTCGACCCGGCGACGGTCGAGCGCGAGAAGAAGCTGCTTGCCGAGAAGAACGCCGGCAAGCCGGAAAACGTGCTCCAGAAGATCATCGACTCTGGCATCAAGACCTACGCCAAGGAAGTCTGCATGCTCGATCAGGTCTCCAACCATCCCGACCACGGCGGCAAGAGCGTCGCCCAGGCGGTCAAGGAGATCGAGGGCAAGGCCGGCGCGCCGATCGCCATCAAGGGCTTCGTGCGCTACGCGCTCGGCGAAGGCATCGAGAAGCAGACGAGCGACTTCGCCGCCGAAGTGGCGGCCGCTGTGAAGGGGTAAGACCCGCCTACAATTCTGAGCGCACAGTTCGGAAAGCCGCCCCGGTCGAGAGGCTCGGGCGGTTTTCTTTTGCGCCCCCAGGCCCACCTTGCTCCGACTAATATACACATAAAAATTTATCTTGACACGAATTTATTCGTATCAGAATAATTATCGGCATTAAGCGGGGTGCTGCAATGCCGGACCTTCACCATCGCCTGAATGAACGCGCCAAGCTCGTGTCTCTTATCCTGTCCGGCAGAAGCGTGCTGATGCTCGCGCCCCGTCGCATCGGCAAGACCTGGCTCATGGACAGGGTCAAGGAAGACCTCGAACGGACCGGCGCTCGCGCCATCAAGGTCGAGGTTGCGGGACTTTCGACCGAACAGGAATTTCTCGTCGAACTGTGCAAGGCGATCGAAAATGCGCAGGAATTGAGAGAGCGCTTCACAGCGCAGGTGCTCCAGCGCCTCAAGCAGCTCTCCGGCAACATCGAATCGGGAGGTCTGGCGCAGGCCGCGGGCAGGCTCGACCCGCGCCAGTTCCTTGAAACGCTCGTCCAGGAATTGAACAAGGGCGAGAGCAAAACGGTCCTGCTAATCGATGAATTCGCGCTTTTCGTTCAGGAATTCGCCAAACGCGACGCTGACGCGGCCCGGCGGCTTCTGTATCAAATCCGCAAGCTGTGGCAGGGCAGCGGAAACGTCGTTTGGTTTCTCACCGGCTCCATCGGACTTGATGAAATCGGCCGCCGCTACGACATGGCCGGCGCCCTGCTCGGTATCGAACTAATTCCGCTCGAACCTTTTAGCGCTGAGGAGGCGCGCTGCTTTTTCGAAGAGCTGCAGGCGCAGAAAATTATCGGGCAATTCTCATTCGCCGACGGCGCCTTCGGATATTTTGTCGACGAACTCGGCTGGCTCTCGCCCTATCACATCG
This window of the Methylocystis hirsuta genome carries:
- the tsf gene encoding translation elongation factor Ts, with the protein product MATITAALVKELRESTGAGMMDCKAALTQTDGEFEAAVDWLRKKGLSKAAKKADRVAAEGLVAALVSENSGVVVEVNSETDFVARNADFQTLVKNIAEVALKSGASDVEALGKEAYPGGGTVSEAITNAIAGIGENLTLRRAAALSVGEGVLGRYVHAQVVDGQGKIAVIVALESKGDKDVLATLARQLAMHVASANPLALDASGLDPATVEREKKLLAEKNAGKPENVLQKIIDSGIKTYAKEVCMLDQVSNHPDHGGKSVAQAVKEIEGKAGAPIAIKGFVRYALGEGIEKQTSDFAAEVAAAVKG
- a CDS encoding AAA family ATPase; translation: MPDLHHRLNERAKLVSLILSGRSVLMLAPRRIGKTWLMDRVKEDLERTGARAIKVEVAGLSTEQEFLVELCKAIENAQELRERFTAQVLQRLKQLSGNIESGGLAQAAGRLDPRQFLETLVQELNKGESKTVLLIDEFALFVQEFAKRDADAARRLLYQIRKLWQGSGNVVWFLTGSIGLDEIGRRYDMAGALLGIELIPLEPFSAEEARCFFEELQAQKIIGQFSFADGAFGYFVDELGWLSPYHIEHVLKLVDVSNGAASVEQIEAAFGKILSPNFRLHFAAWDEHIEKNFPPDDARAMRVILGIAAQHAGGEVEATYLARLGPGLERRKLLNHLTALVYDAYLVKDGERWRFRSGLLRRYWIEYVA